In one Kitasatospora cineracea genomic region, the following are encoded:
- a CDS encoding aldo/keto reductase: MTERTLGALASSPIGFGAMVLSPGMYGEIDERRGQDALRAAIDAGARLIDTADGYGADGHNEQLIGRAVAGRRDEVVLATKFGFRVPDGAEAHRFPVNFAFGELAVNCEPKHVRGYAEQSLRNLGTDVIDLYYPHFPDPQVPFEDTVGAVAELVADGLVRHLGVSNVTAAQLRAAHAVHPVAAVQTQWSMWQPIDPELLAAARELGVGVVAWGPLGGGFLTGTVQQVAEGDFRQHQARFSAENLAANNDRYAPLRAIAAELGVTPGQLALAWLLHRDEHVVPIPGSRTPAHIAENQAAAELALDAAVLGRIDAALAAFAPAGEGALLRD, translated from the coding sequence ATGACGGAGCGCACGCTCGGAGCGCTGGCCAGCTCGCCGATCGGGTTCGGGGCGATGGTGCTCTCGCCCGGCATGTACGGCGAGATCGACGAACGGCGCGGACAGGACGCGCTGCGGGCCGCGATCGACGCCGGGGCCCGGCTGATCGACACCGCCGACGGCTACGGCGCGGACGGGCACAACGAACAGCTGATCGGCCGGGCCGTCGCGGGGCGCCGGGACGAGGTGGTGCTCGCCACGAAGTTCGGCTTCCGGGTGCCGGACGGCGCCGAGGCGCACCGCTTCCCGGTGAACTTCGCGTTCGGCGAGCTCGCGGTCAACTGCGAGCCGAAGCACGTCCGGGGCTACGCGGAGCAGTCGCTGCGCAACCTCGGCACCGACGTGATCGACCTGTACTACCCGCACTTCCCGGACCCGCAGGTGCCGTTCGAGGACACCGTCGGCGCGGTCGCCGAGCTGGTCGCCGACGGGCTGGTCCGGCACCTGGGCGTCTCCAACGTGACGGCCGCGCAGCTGCGCGCCGCGCACGCGGTGCACCCGGTGGCGGCGGTGCAGACCCAGTGGTCGATGTGGCAGCCGATCGACCCGGAACTACTGGCCGCCGCCCGCGAACTGGGCGTCGGCGTGGTGGCCTGGGGCCCGCTCGGCGGCGGCTTCCTGACCGGCACCGTGCAGCAGGTCGCCGAGGGCGACTTCCGGCAGCACCAGGCCAGGTTCTCGGCCGAGAACCTGGCCGCCAACAACGACCGGTACGCCCCGCTGCGGGCGATCGCCGCGGAACTCGGCGTCACCCCCGGCCAACTGGCGCTGGCCTGGCTGCTGCACCGGGACGAGCACGTGGTGCCGATCCCCGGCAGCCGGACCCCGGCGCACATCGCGGAGAACCAGGCCGCTGCGGAACTGGCGCTGGACGCGGCGGTGCTGGGCCGGATCGACGCGGCGCTCGCCGCGTTCGCGCCGGCGGGCGAGGGGGCGCTGCTCAGGGACTGA
- a CDS encoding cytidine deaminase, which produces MTEISELDPEDKKIITLARSARARNGVAEGAAVRDETGRTYVAGTVALPSLELSALRTAVAMAVASGAKGLEAAAVVSGADAPAAADLAAVRDLGGAGTPVLLAGPDGVLKVAAAAE; this is translated from the coding sequence ATGACCGAGATTTCCGAGCTGGACCCCGAGGACAAGAAGATCATCACGCTGGCCCGCTCGGCCCGCGCCCGCAACGGCGTGGCCGAGGGGGCGGCGGTCCGGGACGAGACCGGGCGGACGTACGTGGCCGGGACGGTGGCGCTGCCGTCGCTGGAGCTGAGCGCGCTGCGGACCGCGGTGGCGATGGCGGTGGCCAGCGGGGCGAAGGGCCTGGAGGCGGCCGCGGTGGTGTCCGGGGCGGACGCGCCGGCGGCGGCCGACCTGGCCGCGGTGCGGGACCTGGGCGGGGCCGGCACGCCGGTGCTGCTGGCCGGGCCGGACGGGGTGCTGAAGGTGGCCGCGGCGGCGGAGTGA
- a CDS encoding DUF4383 domain-containing protein, whose product MRLHDELPVDHRLGTVYRYGAGLGGLFLVVFGILGLTGASPGFLDTSGKEVIGLSSNGALSVLSLVAGGILILGAVIGGNTASNINMVMGVLFVLAGFVGLMVLDSSANRLAFHISNVIFSFVFGFVILTFGMYGRVSGHLPQDNPYWKRRHPGDTAQPDGPPALVKVLRPGPPNPTGH is encoded by the coding sequence ATGAGACTGCACGACGAACTCCCGGTCGACCACCGGCTCGGCACCGTCTACCGCTACGGCGCGGGCCTCGGCGGCCTGTTCCTGGTGGTGTTCGGCATCCTCGGGCTGACCGGCGCCAGTCCGGGCTTCCTGGACACCTCGGGCAAGGAGGTGATCGGCCTGTCCAGCAACGGGGCGCTGAGCGTGCTGTCGCTGGTGGCCGGCGGGATCCTGATCCTGGGCGCGGTGATCGGCGGCAACACCGCCTCCAACATCAACATGGTCATGGGCGTGCTGTTCGTGCTGGCCGGCTTCGTCGGCCTGATGGTGCTGGACTCCAGCGCCAACCGGCTCGCCTTCCACATCTCCAACGTCATCTTCAGCTTCGTGTTCGGCTTCGTGATCCTGACCTTCGGCATGTACGGCCGGGTCAGCGGCCACCTACCGCAGGACAACCCCTACTGGAAGCGGCGCCACCCCGGCGACACCGCCCAACCGGACGGCCCGCCCGCCCTGGTGAAGGTGCTCCGCCCCGGCCCGCCCAACCCGACCGGACACTGA